Proteins from a genomic interval of Chroococcidiopsis thermalis PCC 7203:
- a CDS encoding Nif11-like leader peptide family natural product precursor, which produces MTKQIEQFHQLVLQDSSLKEKLKQSGDRESFLNLAVELGKQNGYSFTYSEVKAYISQNLLAIAQQFL; this is translated from the coding sequence ATGACAAAACAAATAGAACAGTTTCATCAACTGGTATTGCAAGACTCATCGCTTAAAGAAAAGCTGAAACAGTCGGGCGATCGCGAAAGTTTTTTAAATCTAGCAGTGGAACTAGGCAAACAGAACGGCTATAGCTTCACTTACAGCGAAGTCAAAGCATATATATCTCAAAATCTGCTGGCGATCGCCCAGCAGTTCTTATAA
- the cax gene encoding calcium/proton exchanger, whose translation MSRKDAFLLRMLVFVPLALLFRQLGLPPLVVFATAGLAIIPLAAWIANFTEAIANKIGSFLGGLLNVTFGNVTEIVVSIVALQAGMVEVVKASLIGSIIANLLLGLGFAFILDGLSFKRLDFQHNIKRTTVARINSGSLNLAVVFILMPVALKFTTSSSHQLANANHFSFVASILLLGFYAMMLFFSMKTHRFMYELEEDAEPESYGSEATGQKYDLWIHVGLLLGFTVALLFVSEVLVDSLQEAVSSLGLTSLFTGVMLLPIFGSAVEIITCGMCAAKQKIDLSISIALGSSLQIAMFVAPALVLAGQAMGQPMNLAFDTFAVLAVGVAVLMTNSVSTDGKSNWLEGVLLLMTYTMLLTAFYLHD comes from the coding sequence ATGTCACGCAAGGATGCGTTCTTGTTACGTATGCTTGTGTTCGTTCCTTTGGCACTGCTGTTTAGACAACTTGGTTTACCACCATTAGTTGTTTTTGCTACAGCAGGCTTAGCAATTATCCCTCTAGCAGCATGGATTGCTAACTTTACAGAGGCGATCGCTAACAAAATTGGTTCATTTCTAGGTGGTCTACTCAACGTCACCTTTGGGAACGTCACCGAAATAGTCGTCTCAATCGTTGCCCTGCAAGCGGGTATGGTTGAGGTGGTCAAAGCGAGTTTAATTGGCTCAATTATTGCTAACCTTTTATTAGGTCTAGGATTCGCATTTATCTTAGACGGCTTGAGCTTCAAAAGACTAGATTTTCAGCACAACATCAAACGAACGACTGTAGCGCGGATCAATTCTGGTTCGCTCAATCTGGCAGTTGTATTTATTTTGATGCCTGTAGCGCTCAAGTTTACGACAAGTTCTAGCCATCAACTCGCCAATGCCAATCATTTTTCTTTTGTAGCATCCATACTGTTACTAGGCTTCTACGCCATGATGCTATTTTTCTCGATGAAGACTCATAGATTTATGTATGAGTTGGAGGAAGATGCCGAACCTGAGAGCTATGGTAGCGAAGCTACAGGACAAAAGTACGATCTGTGGATACATGTTGGTTTGCTCTTAGGTTTTACGGTTGCGCTGTTATTTGTCTCTGAAGTACTAGTTGATAGTTTGCAAGAAGCTGTCTCTAGTCTCGGTTTGACTAGTTTATTTACAGGTGTCATGCTACTGCCGATTTTCGGTTCAGCAGTAGAAATTATTACCTGTGGTATGTGTGCCGCGAAGCAAAAAATCGATCTGTCTATTTCCATCGCCCTCGGTTCTAGCTTGCAGATCGCCATGTTTGTAGCTCCAGCGTTAGTTCTAGCGGGACAAGCAATGGGGCAACCGATGAATCTAGCCTTTGATACATTTGCAGTTTTAGCAGTTGGTGTAGCTGTACTGATGACAAACTCAGTCAGTACGGATGGTAAGTCTAATTGGCTAGAGGGCGTGTTGTTGCTGATGACCTACACAATGCTATTAACAGCTTTTTACTTGCATGACTGA
- a CDS encoding DUF3102 domain-containing protein, producing the protein MPVSVIDAARKEFNYTELEAEISQFVRQQTGEIQALVKRTAQDIIEIGQKLNAVKDKLKHGRFIDWIEAEFHWSYPTAARFMQVADRFGSQIYQIDKFAPSAMYELAAPSTSKQAIEEAIALAASGESITYSKAKALKKKYKVSSAKPKLEAQSTVSETDPSSHQAVSAQTSLLSPQVEIVETKPNTVARLSPNQASRNRKSSTSQPEVCWHLAKDHILYCDEPNSPALRQRLPEKLKLLLAFPPVPNWQTDIPADTRIIATRYLPKGKNSELLENTLEALLDLYTEVGETVAICYLPFPKILDVLNRFERRGILVEPDRQQVHEIVSYWKKGWKKGETKVKEVSL; encoded by the coding sequence ATGCCAGTCTCAGTAATCGACGCGGCTCGAAAAGAGTTTAATTATACAGAGCTAGAAGCAGAAATCTCTCAATTTGTGCGACAGCAAACGGGAGAAATCCAAGCCCTGGTGAAACGCACTGCCCAAGATATTATCGAAATCGGGCAGAAGCTTAATGCCGTAAAAGATAAATTGAAGCACGGACGCTTTATTGATTGGATTGAGGCAGAATTTCATTGGAGCTATCCAACTGCGGCGAGATTCATGCAAGTTGCCGATCGCTTTGGCAGCCAAATCTATCAAATTGATAAATTTGCTCCGTCGGCAATGTACGAGCTAGCAGCGCCGTCAACTTCAAAACAAGCGATAGAAGAAGCGATCGCCCTAGCTGCATCGGGGGAAAGCATTACCTACTCGAAAGCGAAAGCACTCAAAAAAAAATACAAGGTTTCTTCGGCAAAGCCAAAGTTAGAAGCTCAATCCACAGTTAGCGAAACCGATCCGAGCAGTCATCAGGCAGTTTCGGCACAAACATCGCTATTATCCCCCCAAGTAGAAATTGTTGAAACAAAGCCTAACACTGTAGCGCGTTTATCTCCCAACCAAGCAAGCAGGAACAGGAAAAGTTCAACTAGCCAGCCGGAAGTTTGCTGGCACTTAGCCAAAGATCACATCTTATATTGCGACGAGCCAAATTCTCCTGCGCTCCGTCAACGGCTGCCAGAAAAGCTAAAACTTCTGCTTGCTTTTCCGCCAGTTCCCAATTGGCAGACAGATATTCCCGCAGATACGCGGATCATTGCCACGCGATATTTACCTAAAGGTAAGAATTCCGAACTACTGGAAAACACTTTAGAAGCATTACTCGATCTCTATACGGAAGTGGGAGAGACAGTCGCAATTTGTTATTTGCCTTTTCCTAAAATCTTAGATGTTTTGAATCGATTTGAACGGCGGGGAATCTTGGTAGAGCCAGATCGCCAGCAAGTACATGAGATCGTTTCTTACTGGAAGAAAGGCTGGAAGAAAGGCGAGACGAAAGTGAAAGAAGTGAGTTTGTGA
- a CDS encoding heavy metal translocating P-type ATPase, with the protein MIATSVTNDLTPTVAAVEPTIQIENIHYQVVHWTEGRFRIRIPRLADDPEYVGKLHYLVDGLDFVSDVQLNPASRSLTVEYDYEASAKAIAIVQERLFSAIQTAPQVEVPIGWTPKTEEEKASNEVDFVERLAFPAAGLALSVGAMIGLPIPGFVIAGVVFVGAIPVFKRAWEAIQQDRQLTIDFLDGLALSLHTLQGHYFAPSFMLGLVEGGEAIRDLTARGSERANLDLLDCLSKTAFVIRDGQVVEIPTAEVVVGDRIIVYPGDQIPVDGSIISGTGIIDQCKLTGESVPVTRREGEEVFASTLLVDGTLTIDAERVGNNTRAGVIVNLMQAAPVHDTRVENYAAMVANQAVLPTLAIGAGVGLMSGDLNRAVALLTLDFGTGIRVSVPTTILSVLTYTARNGVLIRSGRAIEILARIDTVVFDKTGTLTVGHAGVNDIDIMDDRFTKDDVLCLAATAEQGLTHPIAEAIVHNAKDKGIALKECEEWEYKVGLGAAAKIDGMQIIVGSPRFMNQENVSLDEYDRRYPDAKSGGQSLVYIAGDGKLIGVVRYSDPAREESREVIAELKRMGITAYMLSGDVSRVAKAVAGNLGMNPDNIYAEAFPERKVEVVKSLHDSGKTVAFCGDGINDSAALAYADVSISFAGATDIARETADVVLMEDDLRGLLMAIKAARQAMDIIWQNTAIVAVPNLGALVSGIFFALDPLLAVVINNGTAILAELNGLRPLMGPGMEIPALTGAKAVPQEAIAAPSETSTPVVSATPIVESKPQPAQEDIATSIVESKPQLAEEVSVAIAPETNGNGHYTNGNGNGHYTNGNGNGNGKHPAVETAIELEMSKKPSPLGHLKQSDLARRLGMSPQTLTYRRSRTDFVEWSMTKDPEGVAWLYEPGSRYFYTVEFDNSNAQQEQLVTAGVR; encoded by the coding sequence ATGATTGCTACAAGCGTTACTAATGATTTGACTCCTACGGTTGCTGCGGTTGAACCAACGATTCAAATCGAAAACATCCATTACCAAGTTGTTCACTGGACTGAGGGACGTTTTCGGATTCGCATCCCCAGACTGGCAGACGATCCAGAATATGTTGGCAAGCTTCATTACTTAGTTGACGGGCTAGATTTTGTCAGCGATGTTCAGCTTAACCCAGCCTCTCGCTCGTTGACTGTAGAGTATGACTACGAAGCTAGTGCCAAAGCGATCGCGATCGTTCAAGAAAGGCTATTCAGTGCAATTCAAACAGCGCCGCAAGTAGAAGTTCCCATAGGATGGACACCAAAAACAGAGGAGGAAAAAGCTAGTAACGAAGTAGACTTCGTAGAACGGTTAGCTTTTCCTGCGGCTGGTTTAGCACTCTCTGTAGGCGCGATGATAGGCTTACCAATTCCAGGGTTTGTTATTGCTGGCGTAGTATTTGTCGGTGCTATCCCTGTCTTTAAACGAGCCTGGGAAGCAATCCAACAAGACAGACAATTGACAATCGACTTCCTCGATGGTTTGGCACTGAGCTTGCATACTTTGCAAGGTCACTACTTTGCACCATCGTTCATGCTCGGTTTAGTCGAAGGCGGTGAGGCGATCCGAGACTTGACAGCTCGCGGTAGCGAAAGAGCTAACCTCGACCTACTCGACTGTTTGAGTAAGACGGCATTCGTCATTCGTGACGGACAAGTCGTAGAAATTCCCACAGCTGAAGTGGTAGTAGGCGATCGCATTATTGTCTATCCTGGCGACCAAATTCCGGTTGATGGGAGTATCATCAGCGGCACTGGCATTATCGACCAATGCAAATTAACAGGTGAATCAGTCCCCGTTACCAGACGCGAAGGTGAAGAAGTATTTGCTTCCACCCTATTAGTTGACGGGACATTAACAATTGATGCCGAGCGCGTCGGTAACAACACCCGCGCAGGCGTGATTGTCAACTTAATGCAAGCCGCACCAGTACACGATACCAGAGTTGAAAACTATGCGGCAATGGTAGCCAACCAAGCCGTTCTTCCCACTCTGGCAATTGGTGCTGGTGTCGGTCTAATGAGTGGCGATCTGAATCGTGCCGTTGCTCTGTTAACTTTAGACTTTGGTACGGGCATTCGCGTATCAGTACCGACCACGATCTTATCGGTTCTGACTTACACAGCTCGTAACGGCGTCTTGATCCGCAGTGGTCGAGCCATTGAAATTCTTGCCCGCATCGATACAGTCGTCTTCGATAAAACGGGAACCCTAACTGTCGGTCATGCTGGTGTCAACGACATCGACATCATGGACGATCGCTTTACTAAAGATGATGTTTTGTGCTTGGCGGCAACCGCCGAACAAGGATTGACGCACCCAATCGCCGAGGCAATCGTCCATAACGCCAAAGATAAAGGCATAGCGCTGAAAGAATGCGAAGAGTGGGAATACAAAGTCGGTCTGGGTGCAGCAGCCAAAATCGACGGAATGCAAATCATCGTCGGCAGTCCGCGCTTCATGAACCAAGAGAACGTTTCTCTGGATGAATACGATCGCAGGTATCCCGATGCTAAATCCGGCGGACAATCTCTAGTTTACATTGCAGGCGACGGCAAACTCATCGGTGTAGTCCGCTACAGCGACCCAGCTCGCGAAGAAAGTCGGGAAGTCATTGCCGAACTGAAGCGTATGGGTATTACTGCTTACATGCTCAGTGGTGACGTATCGCGAGTCGCGAAAGCCGTTGCTGGTAACTTGGGTATGAATCCTGACAACATCTATGCTGAAGCATTCCCAGAGCGCAAAGTCGAAGTTGTGAAGTCCCTGCATGACAGTGGCAAGACAGTTGCTTTCTGCGGTGACGGAATCAACGACTCAGCCGCACTCGCTTACGCCGATGTTTCGATCTCATTTGCTGGGGCAACGGATATTGCTAGAGAAACCGCCGATGTCGTGTTGATGGAAGACGACCTGCGCGGCTTACTGATGGCAATTAAGGCAGCAAGACAGGCGATGGATATCATTTGGCAAAACACGGCGATCGTTGCCGTTCCTAACCTTGGCGCATTGGTCTCAGGTATCTTCTTCGCCCTCGATCCACTACTTGCTGTTGTGATCAACAACGGTACGGCTATCCTTGCCGAACTGAATGGCTTGCGTCCGTTGATGGGACCTGGAATGGAAATTCCCGCACTCACCGGAGCCAAGGCAGTACCTCAAGAAGCAATCGCCGCTCCGTCAGAAACATCCACTCCAGTAGTTAGTGCAACTCCAATTGTCGAGTCGAAACCACAGCCAGCTCAGGAAGACATTGCAACTTCAATTGTCGAGTCGAAACCGCAGCTTGCTGAGGAAGTCAGTGTAGCGATCGCGCCTGAAACGAATGGCAACGGACACTATACAAACGGCAATGGCAACGGACACTATACAAACGGCAATGGCAATGGTAACGGCAAGCATCCAGCAGTAGAAACGGCGATCGAGCTAGAAATGTCGAAGAAACCATCACCTCTAGGTCATTTAAAGCAGAGCGACTTAGCAAGACGTTTGGGTATGTCTCCTCAAACCCTGACATACCGCAGATCGAGAACTGATTTCGTTGAATGGAGCATGACCAAAGATCCAGAAGGTGTTGCATGGCTCTACGAACCAGGTTCGAGGTACTTCTACACGGTTGAATTCGACAACTCCAACGCCCAGCAAGAACAGCTAGTTACAGCAGGAGTGCGCTAA
- a CDS encoding heavy metal translocating P-type ATPase, with the protein MDCQVIHSTEGRLRIRVPWIADNSEYTDKLNWLLESLNFVTSIRINPAARSLIVTYETHLVSETIAEAELLDRIQRFGNADGSTDLILPETKPLDRPQVNEWEQLGLPAIALGLAFVAAPLEIPPLIIGAAIASAAVPWFSRATESLVVNRQPNVDLLDSLWMTFHTLNGQFVAPSLKTALVGVRRTLRGMSGEEKERQFQQLLNGSQQLVWVERDGQEQQIAYQEVVAGDRVIVYPGDVIPVDGQILQGTALIDERHLTGEPQPVVATAGEDVCASARLLEGKLCIQAKRTGYNTRVGLAFQLLQAEPVYDTQIGTQQAEFAKSAVVPTIFLGASIFALTGTYGPAITPFQLDFGSGIQIAMPTAFLGALTAAARHGVYIRSGRVLELLAQVDTIVFDRTGTLTQGNAVVAVHTTDPSISPTEVLKLAATAEASLNHPVATAIVYAAETQGIQLLECETWDYFAGMGIACQIDGQEILVGGDRLLQQHHVDVSCLQPEIDASTDSYIYVAKNGQVIGAIFYTDFLRPESADIIATLQQLQIEIYVVTEDNPKVANAVATQLGMTPNCVHAHATSQNKAELVQALCHHGKTVAFVGDGINEAAALSFADVSISFASSSDIEAETADVVLLDRDLAGIVEAIALAKRAMEIVYQNAAIVIVPNLAVVTGGIFFGLNPIVNVVTNNFTAFLAEFFNSTRPLLRTRRTRETREQGAEELQVQRGDYQLPITNYQLPMMKKLAQVET; encoded by the coding sequence ATGGATTGCCAAGTTATTCACAGCACGGAGGGGCGCTTGCGGATTCGCGTCCCTTGGATTGCCGACAATTCAGAGTATACCGACAAGCTGAATTGGCTATTAGAGTCGCTGAATTTTGTCACCAGCATTCGGATCAATCCGGCGGCGCGATCGCTGATCGTGACTTACGAAACTCATTTAGTTTCCGAAACGATCGCCGAAGCAGAACTGCTCGATCGCATTCAACGATTCGGTAATGCAGATGGCAGTACCGATCTAATTCTGCCAGAGACAAAACCACTAGACCGACCGCAGGTCAATGAGTGGGAACAACTAGGACTACCAGCGATCGCCCTCGGACTTGCCTTTGTAGCTGCTCCACTGGAAATTCCACCCCTAATTATTGGTGCGGCGATCGCAAGTGCTGCCGTACCTTGGTTCAGTCGGGCAACTGAGAGTTTAGTTGTCAATCGCCAGCCCAATGTCGATCTGCTAGACTCCCTGTGGATGACATTTCACACCCTCAACGGGCAGTTTGTCGCTCCATCACTGAAGACAGCTTTGGTAGGCGTGCGGCGGACTCTGCGCGGTATGAGTGGAGAGGAAAAAGAACGACAATTTCAACAGTTGTTGAATGGCTCCCAACAGCTTGTTTGGGTCGAACGAGATGGGCAAGAACAACAAATTGCTTATCAAGAGGTGGTAGCAGGCGATCGCGTCATCGTCTATCCTGGCGATGTGATTCCCGTAGACGGGCAAATCTTACAGGGAACGGCATTAATTGACGAACGGCACTTAACTGGCGAGCCGCAGCCAGTCGTTGCTACAGCAGGCGAAGATGTCTGTGCCTCTGCCCGATTGTTAGAAGGTAAACTCTGCATCCAAGCCAAACGCACTGGTTACAATACCCGCGTCGGATTAGCTTTTCAATTGTTGCAAGCAGAACCCGTATACGACACCCAGATCGGTACGCAGCAGGCAGAATTTGCCAAAAGTGCTGTCGTACCGACTATCTTTTTAGGTGCATCTATTTTTGCCTTGACTGGGACGTATGGTCCGGCGATTACGCCCTTCCAACTCGACTTTGGTAGCGGCATTCAAATTGCCATGCCCACAGCTTTTCTGGGCGCTCTCACAGCTGCGGCACGTCATGGCGTGTATATTCGTAGCGGTCGCGTTTTAGAGTTGCTGGCTCAAGTTGATACTATAGTTTTCGATCGCACTGGTACTTTGACGCAAGGCAATGCAGTTGTAGCCGTCCATACCACAGATCCAAGTATCTCCCCTACTGAAGTATTAAAACTCGCCGCAACCGCTGAAGCCTCTCTCAATCATCCCGTAGCAACTGCGATCGTCTATGCTGCTGAAACCCAGGGAATTCAGTTATTGGAATGCGAAACATGGGATTACTTTGCCGGCATGGGAATTGCTTGTCAGATCGACGGGCAAGAAATCTTAGTTGGAGGCGATCGCCTATTGCAACAACACCATGTCGATGTCAGCTGCCTTCAGCCTGAAATTGATGCTAGTACTGACTCCTACATATACGTGGCTAAAAACGGGCAAGTTATAGGAGCAATCTTCTATACTGATTTTTTACGCCCAGAAAGTGCAGACATAATTGCAACTTTGCAACAATTGCAAATTGAGATTTATGTAGTGACAGAAGACAATCCCAAAGTTGCCAACGCTGTTGCAACGCAACTGGGTATGACTCCTAATTGCGTTCACGCCCATGCAACTAGCCAGAACAAAGCCGAGTTAGTACAAGCACTGTGCCACCACGGTAAAACTGTGGCTTTTGTCGGGGATGGAATTAACGAAGCGGCGGCGCTATCTTTTGCCGATGTCTCAATCTCTTTTGCATCTAGTAGCGACATAGAAGCAGAAACCGCAGATGTCGTACTGTTAGATCGCGATTTAGCTGGGATAGTAGAAGCGATCGCCTTAGCCAAAAGAGCGATGGAAATTGTTTATCAAAATGCTGCGATCGTCATCGTTCCTAATCTCGCCGTAGTCACTGGCGGGATCTTTTTCGGTCTTAACCCGATTGTCAATGTCGTCACCAACAACTTTACTGCCTTCCTAGCTGAATTCTTCAACAGTACGCGCCCCCTCTTGAGGACAAGGAGGACAAGGGAGACAAGGGAGCAGGGAGCAGAGGAACTTCAGGTGCAGAGGGGCGACTACCAATTACCAATTACCAATTACCAATTACCCATGATGAAAAAACTCGCCCAGGTAGAAACCTAA